A DNA window from Bombus vancouverensis nearcticus chromosome 6, iyBomVanc1_principal, whole genome shotgun sequence contains the following coding sequences:
- the LOC117159795 gene encoding xibalbin-1 isoform X2, with protein MKFSLFLLFCLFVVFADKTLGSPYIDDEEDSLQVADSDYTDNALENLMRAAQQKRACIRRGGNCDHRPKDCCYSSSCRCNLWGSNCQCQRMGLFQKWG; from the exons ATGAAGTTCAGCCTGTTCTTGTTGTTTTGCTTGTTCGTCGTCTTCGCTGACAAGACTCTCGGTAGCCCCTACATCGACGACG AGGAAGATTCGCTGCAGGTTGCGGATTCGGATTATACAGACAACGCATTGGAGAATCTGATGAGAGCGGCTCAACAAAA GCGAGCCTGCATAAGACGGGGTGGAAACTGTGATCATCGACCAAAAGACTGCTGCTACAGTTCCAGTTGCAGATGCAATTTGTGGGGCTCAAACTGTCAGTGCCAACGAATGGGTCTGTTTCAGAAATGGGGCTAA
- the LOC117159795 gene encoding xibalbin-1 isoform X1 — protein MKFSLFLLFCLFVVFADKTLGSPYIDDEEDSLQVADSDYTDNALENLMRAAQQKRTSLIYLFRRACIRRGGNCDHRPKDCCYSSSCRCNLWGSNCQCQRMGLFQKWG, from the exons ATGAAGTTCAGCCTGTTCTTGTTGTTTTGCTTGTTCGTCGTCTTCGCTGACAAGACTCTCGGTAGCCCCTACATCGACGACG AGGAAGATTCGCTGCAGGTTGCGGATTCGGATTATACAGACAACGCATTGGAGAATCTGATGAGAGCGGCTCAACAAAA ACGTACCTCGTTGATCTACTTGTTCAGGCGAGCCTGCATAAGACGGGGTGGAAACTGTGATCATCGACCAAAAGACTGCTGCTACAGTTCCAGTTGCAGATGCAATTTGTGGGGCTCAAACTGTCAGTGCCAACGAATGGGTCTGTTTCAGAAATGGGGCTAA